CTTTGACTTGCGCAGTTCAGCGAATTGTTCTGCGAATTCTTCCAAGCGTGGGTCAGTCAGCGGGTTGACCAGGTAGGCGGTGTTGAGGTGGAGTCCAAGTTCGGTGGCGCGCTCGCGGATTTTTACAGGATCACCCAGGATTGTGATTTCGCAAATATTTTGTTCCAGCAGTTGGTGTGCTGCCATCAAAATGCGGTCATCATCACCTTCAGGCAAGACGATGTGTGATTGTTCGGTTTGTGCGCGCTTGAGCAGCCAGTTTTCAAAAAGTTCGGCACTCATGACCGGTTCGAGGTTGCTGTGGTTGCGCACGGCTTTGCGTAGCTTGTCGGGCATTGGTTCTTGCTCAGCGGTAAATGCTGCAGCCACTACGGCTCCGGCATTGTTTACCTGGGTACGTGCCAATGCAACGTGCTTGCCCTGTTTATCCACCAGGAGCAGAACAGGGATACCGAGAGCTGCGGCTACCTGTGCATCAAAGAAGGTGTTGCCCGCACCGATGATGAGAGCTGGTCCCTCAGCAAGGAGGTCGGCTGACAGAACTTTAGAAACTTCTAGTTCTTCGTCTGGCAGGTTGGTGAGTCGAACTCCAAGGTCGGCTGCGACTTCTTCCAAATCAAATCCATCGAAGCTGCGATTAACCGTGGTGATCAAAGCTGAGGTCGGTGTGTCAGACATACATCGCCTTTCTAGTTTCAGCCTGAACCCTCACATTAATGACACTTCAGGCTTGTGCCTTCCGGCACTACTGAGGGGAAGTTGTGATTTCTTCCATAGTTTAGCGCCCGTCCGCCTTGCGTACAGCCTGGTTTGCAAAGAATTATTTTGTAATTTTCAAAGCGAACTCAATCCACCGCTTTGAGCTGCACAAATGCATATAGGCTTAAAAAACAATACGGAACGGTTACAAGTTGCGAAGTACCCTTTGCAAAGTTTTTAACGGCACTTTTCAACTCTCCAACCCAGAATAGTGTGGTCTACAAAAGCGCGCATCGTGACAAAAATGACGCCCTTTCAACCCCCTTTACTCCCCGAGTGCCCTTTATTAGTCTGCACTAACCACGTATCATGGAGGGTTGATAGCGAGGCACTTTTAAGCTTTCGAAGATAGTCGCCTGCTAAAGTACTCCATATTTTTAAAACAACCTTTTAAGGAATCGAACTTTATATGTCTCGCCCTTTGCGTGTTGCCGTTGTCGGTGCAGGTCCAGCAGGAATCTATGCGTCTGATTTGTTGATGAAATCTGACACTGATGTGCAGATCGATCTCTTTGAGCGCATGCCAGCGCCGTTCGGTCTTATCCGTTATGGCGTGGCGCCTGATCACCCTCGTATCAAGGGCATCGTGAAGTCGCTGCACAACGTCATGGATAAGGAACAGCTGCGTTTCTTAGGCAACATCGAGGTTGGCAAGGACATCACTGTTGATGAACTCCACGAGTTCTATGACGCTATTGTGTTCTCCACTGGAGCAACAGGTGACCAGGATTTGCGGGTCCCTGGCTCCGACCTCGAGGGTTCTTGGGGTGCGGGTGAATTCGTCGGTTTCTATGACGGCAACCCAAACTTTGAACGCAGCTGGGATCTTTCCGCAGAAAAGGTCGCGGTCATTGGTGTTGGAAACGTGGCTTTGGATGTGGCGCGAATCCTGGCTAAAACCGGTGATGAGCTGCTAGTTACTGAGATCCCGGACAATGTATATGAAAGCTTGGCTAAAAATAATGCCAAGGAAGTACACGTTTTCGGTCGTCGTGGACCAGCTCAGGCAAAGTTCACTCCGTTAGAGCTTAAAGAGCTGGATCATTCTGACACCATTGAAGTAGTGGTCAACCCTGAAGATATTGATTACGATGCCGCTTCAGAGCAGGCGCGCCGTGATTCCAAGTCTCAGGATTTGGTATGCCAGACCCTGGAAGGTTACGCCATGCGTGATCCCAAGGGTGCTCCACACAAGCTGTTTATTCACTTCTTTGAATCGCCTGTGGAAATTCTCGGTGAAGACGGCAAGGTTGTGGGCATTAAAACTGAGCGCACGCAGCTTGACGGCAATGGTGGTGTAACCGGAACTGGCAAGTTCACCACCTGGGATGTGCAGTCGGTCTACCGTGCTGTCGGCTACCGCTCTGACGCTATTGAGGGCGTGCCGTTTGATGCTGAGCGTGCCGTTATCCCGAACGATGGCGGCCACATCATTGATCCTGAGGTCGGTGCCCCAATTGCTGGCCTGTACGCCACTGGCTGGATCAAGCGTGGACCTATTGGTTTGATCGGTAACACCAAGTCTGATGCCAAGGAAACCACCGAAATGCTGCTGGCTGATTACGCTGCTGGTTCTTTGCCTGAGCCTAAAAAACCTGAGCTGGATGCGATCATCGAGTTCCTTGATGAGCGCAAGGTTGCTTTCACCACGTGGGAAGGCTGGCATCTTCTCGATGCCGCGGAACGCGCGTTGGGTGAGCCTGAGGGCCGTGAGCGCAAGAAGATCGTTGAGTGGAATGACATGGTGCGACATGCTCGTCCAGAATACGACATCTAGGTGTAGTTAAAACACAAGAATTGGGCGCTGTTGGAAGTTAATCCACAGCGCCCTTTGCGTGCTCTACTAGTGAATACTGTGTTAATGCTTTGCTGTGGACTGTCTACTTTGGGGGTTTGCAGGCTAGTCTTTTGTCATGACCCGATACTTTGCAGTTTCCAATCTTCAGGAGTTAGGCTCCCTCGAAGTTCACAAATTGTACAAACTTCGTGTAGATATTTTCGTTCACGAGCAGCAGACTCCGTACGCGGAGATTGATGACACCGATGTCGCACCCACCACCAATCACATTTTGGCGTGGGAGCGCGCTGATACCGCCCCGTCACGCCTCGTCGGCTGCGCTCGCCTGGCCCCCACCACCGTCGCCGAGCTCAAGGGCTACACGGGCACAAGCATTTCGCTTGACGACGCCACCGAGCTGTCACAACTCGGCCGCGTCGCGGTGTCTAAGGAAGAGCGGGGCACGGGGCTGTCCCAAGATTTGATGCACAACGCATTGCGTCTTGCCTATGAGCAGTACCCTGATCGTGATGTGGTGCTCACAGCCCAAAAGCCACTGGCTGATTTCTACGGCGAATACGGATTTGAGCCAATCGGTGAAGAATATCTTGATTCTGGTGTCGTACACCTTCCGATGTTGCTCAAGGCTTCGGAATTAGAGAAATTCTCTAACCTAAACGCCTGATCCATAGTCGCTAGAACTCACCCAGATTTCCTTGCCCGTCGCGGTGCGGAAACGCACCCGATCGCCTTCATTAATGACGGCGAGGGAGGCGTCGAAAAGCGAATTTTTAGCGTCAATGAGCTGCCGGCCGCGGAAATAGTCGAGGCCGGGGTTGCCCACCTGCGTGCCTATGACGGTGATGTTGTTGCCGCTGACGCTCATGTGGATGAGGTTGTTGCCGTCGTCCCAGCCAGGCGTGCTTAGTGTTTGGCACCAAAAATCGGACGAGCTTGGCGTGTCGAAGAAGCAAGACATGGAGTTGCCGTCGGCAAATCTGAATTCACCGATGCTGGAAAAGACCTGGTGTAACCCACTTTCTGTGGTCACTATGTCATCGCGTTGGGCGTTCGATAACATGCTAAACCCCGCGCCATTGATGCGGAATGTCTCATTGGTGGCGTATTTTGTGCATGCGATTTCATCAGCAGCATCCGTGAAACATGCCATGGTGTGAAGATCCAGATAGGTTCCAGGCTGCAAAGTTGTGTAATTTTCTGGCATGACATGGGAAATCGCCGTGGTAAGTTCAGCAAACCCAGCGCGATTTTGCTCATTGGTATCCGCCACCGCGTAGCTAGTGCCAAATCGGCAAGCACCTTGAGCAAAACTTACCCGCCAATCAAGCGATGGATTTCGGTTAATTGGGGCATCTTGTTCAATGGGGCGGAACTCGCATTCAATTGACCCATCTACCGATGCGAAGCTTACCTGCCCATCTTGGTATCCACTTGCGTAACTATCTATGTTCTGACGGGTATAGCGCGGGCTTAGATCAAGAGATTCTGCCTGCTTGGTGGTGGTTTCCGTAGGCGTTGTGGGGCGCGGAGGATTATCGTCGGTTTCTGATGTCGGCTGCGCAACTGTTTCCGTGATGGTCTCCACCGGAGCGGGAGGGGATGGAAGAGCTGGGGGATCTGCGTCCGAGGGCCGCGAATCAGCACACGCTACTAGAACGCACGCCACAATGGGGATGATTGCCAGCCGTCGGATATTCATCAGTACTCCTTAGATTTAACCTGTTCCAGCCCCAAAGGCCTGTGTGGTTGCCCAGAATTGGTTTCCCTGCACAGTGGTGATATTTAAGGTATTGCCATCAAATTCCGCGCTTACCCCGTTGGCTAAACGATAAGAACCAGGGCCAAATTTTTGCTGCGATTCATAGATATTGATCCCCGGGTTTGTGGGATGAGCACCCTCGAATTCCCCGTCAGCAGCATCGAGATTCCAGCTGATCGTATTTGCAGGTCCTTGCGACTGCGTGCTTTCCCAACCTGCAGGTCCACTGTTGTGGCACATAAACTGCCCACCGGCTATTTTGCTCACGCAGGTCAGGCTGGTGGCATCATCAAATTCAAACGTGGTGACCATTGAAAGCGCTTGTACCTGGTCTTGAGAATTAGTCAGCTGCCTCGTTGCTTCATCCACGTCGATCTCATGAAAGCCCTGCGCATCAATGGTAAATGCTTGGCTTGAATCAAAATCAAGACAGCTAAATTCCGAAGCAGTAGGTGCCCAGCATCCCATGTGGCCTAAATGAACCATCTCACCAACATCTAAGGTGGCATGTGCTTGGGGCAGCTCTGATTCCAACGATCCTAGCTCGGCAAAGTTACTCTGCACGGTGTCATCGGTGGTGATGCTTACTTGCTGGTTGTCTTGGGCACTTAGCGTGCATGAACCAGCGGTTTCATCAACAGTAAACATTCTTATTTGAAAATTGTACTGACCAAGTGTGGCCTCAAAAAAGCAATGCGCCGTTGTGCCGTCACCGGTGGTAAACACTACTGTTTCTTGATCTGTAACACCAGTGTCATAGGTTGCCGGATCAATATGGATGTAGTCCAACGTGGTGGGTTCAGGTACTTGTGTAACTGTTGTTTCTGGCGCGGCTTCTGGTTCTGAGGAGGTTGCTGGAGAGCTTTCTGAGGAGCTTTCTGGGGCTTCTTCTGTTTCTGTACTTGAGCAGCCTTGAAGAACAAGAAAGCTTACAGAACTTAAAGCCATGAGGGCTGTAGACAAACGTTTCTTAACAATCATGATGAACCTGCCACCCCACAAGGTGTGTTGGAGATCACTTATCTGTAAAACGTTAGTCCTGCCCAACGTTGATTAATACCCTCATAGCTAATTGTTATCACTTCGTGCTGTTATGAGTTTTCTTCACCCGGATGAACTTTGATCGCAGCAGCAGCCAGCGTTGCGCGATCACGAGCAGCGGACACATCCTCGGCAGTTGACACAGCAACACC
Above is a genomic segment from Corynebacterium suranareeae containing:
- a CDS encoding FAD-dependent oxidoreductase translates to MSRPLRVAVVGAGPAGIYASDLLMKSDTDVQIDLFERMPAPFGLIRYGVAPDHPRIKGIVKSLHNVMDKEQLRFLGNIEVGKDITVDELHEFYDAIVFSTGATGDQDLRVPGSDLEGSWGAGEFVGFYDGNPNFERSWDLSAEKVAVIGVGNVALDVARILAKTGDELLVTEIPDNVYESLAKNNAKEVHVFGRRGPAQAKFTPLELKELDHSDTIEVVVNPEDIDYDAASEQARRDSKSQDLVCQTLEGYAMRDPKGAPHKLFIHFFESPVEILGEDGKVVGIKTERTQLDGNGGVTGTGKFTTWDVQSVYRAVGYRSDAIEGVPFDAERAVIPNDGGHIIDPEVGAPIAGLYATGWIKRGPIGLIGNTKSDAKETTEMLLADYAAGSLPEPKKPELDAIIEFLDERKVAFTTWEGWHLLDAAERALGEPEGRERKKIVEWNDMVRHARPEYDI
- a CDS encoding GNAT family N-acetyltransferase; this translates as MTRYFAVSNLQELGSLEVHKLYKLRVDIFVHEQQTPYAEIDDTDVAPTTNHILAWERADTAPSRLVGCARLAPTTVAELKGYTGTSISLDDATELSQLGRVAVSKEERGTGLSQDLMHNALRLAYEQYPDRDVVLTAQKPLADFYGEYGFEPIGEEYLDSGVVHLPMLLKASELEKFSNLNA